Genomic segment of Dromiciops gliroides isolate mDroGli1 chromosome 3, mDroGli1.pri, whole genome shotgun sequence:
ctttgtacaacgttctcctggttctgctcctctcagcatcagctaatgtaagtctttccagctttctctgaactcctcctgctcattgtttcttatagcacattagtattccatttcatttatataccacaacttgtttagccttcccccaattgataggtattcccAACACAgagagagctgccataaatatttttgtacacgtgggtccttttccctctttgatGATCTCTTTataatacagacctagtagtggtattactgggccaaATGTATGAACAGTGCCATAAtactttgtgcatagttccaaattgctctccagaatggttggatcagttcacagctccaccaacaatgcattagtgttccaatttttccacagcttctccaacattaattatcttccatttttgtcatattagccaatctgataattATGAGGTCATAcatcagtgttgttttaatttgcatttctctgatcaataatgatgtagagtattttttttcatatggcaatagatgagaaatgaagcttttatcagaaaaatttgcttcaaattttttttcacaatttcttTTGCATTATTTCTCTCCTTCATATTCCCACCCTACactgtttattctattctttatctcctttcattctgtccctcctcaaaagtgttttgcttctgactactccccctcccaatctgccctctcttctatcaccccaccccccacccactgccattatccccttcctctcctactttcctgaacgGTAATATAActttctatatccaattgagtgtgtatgttattccctctttgagccaaaccTGATGAGAGTAAGGGCCATTCACTCTTGCTCACTTCCCCTCATCTTCGCCTCCACTCTATAACCTTTTTCttgcttccctttctcccaatgctttcctctctcatcccttaattttattttttaaaagatatgatcCTGTAACATTCagctcacacctgtgccctctgtctaaatatactccttccaactgccctcATAACTAGAAAGTTTTTATGACAAGTATCAACTTCCCAtctaggaatgtaagcagttcaaccttttaaaatcccttatgatttccttttcctatttacctttttatgtgtcTCGTGAGTCTTGTCTTTGAAAGTTAATCTTTGTATTCAGCTCAGGTCCTTTCTAAAAGAAGGCCTaaaattcctttctttcattaaatACCCAATTCTCTCCCCCTGAAGGATTTGATTCAGTTTTTCTGAATGATtctaggtgattcttggttgaaatccCAGTTCCCctaccctccagaatatcatattccaagccctacaATACTATAAAGTAGAAGCagctaaatcctgtgttatcctaCTTGTGGCTTGACAggacttgaattatttcttcctggttgcttgcaatattttctccttgacttaggagctctggaatttggctaaaacagtcctaggagttttcattttagggtctctttcagaaggtgattagcagattctttcaatttctattttgccttctgtttctagaacatcagggaagttttccttgataatttattggaagatgatgtctagactctttttttgatcatggctttcaggtagtcccatTTTTTTCAGTAATAAGAATGAAAGggcatatttattttaaaaaattccttttaacagactttgttttttaaaaaaaattacatgtaaagatagatttcaacatttacttttgtaagattttgagttccatatttttctcccactctcctttcccttcaCTCTCCCAAggccagctagcaatctgatattggttatacattacaatcatataaaacatatttacacattagtcatggTTTAACAGTAGTgtcagaagaaagggaaaatgaaacacaagaaagaagaaacaatgacaacaataaagcAACAACAAATAGCAAGTTTACATCTATATTAAGAAGCAGCAATTCTTTTCTCTgtatgtggagagtattttccttcatgagtctttttggcattgtcttggatcattgcattgctgagaagagctaagtctatcacagttgatcatcacacagtattgtTGACACTGTCTACAATatcctcttggttctgtttatttcattcagtATCAATTAATGAAAGtatttccaagattttttttcctgaaatctccCTGCTTATCACTTtgaacttccttttccatttggctaatttggcttttcaagggtctttgtacttattttaccatttggcctagtctgttttttgttttgttttgttttgtttttgtttttgttttttagtgaggcaatcagggttaagtgacttgcccagggtcacacagcgagtaagtgttaagtgtctgaggccagatttgaactcaggtactactgactccagggccagcactctatccactgtgccacctagctgccccctagtctgtttttaaggtgttattttcttcagtatttttgtgtcctTTACCaagattttgactttttttcataattttattgcatcactctcatttctcttccaactttttcttccacctttcttattttattttcaaagtgctttttgagtCCCTCCATGacgagacaaattcatatttttcttggaggcttcaaatataggagctttaactttgtcatCTTTTGAGGgaatgttttgatcttccttgtcatcaaagTAACTTTATATgatcagaagttttttttttatttgcttattttcccagcctattttttgactttaactttttgttaaagcAGGGCTCTGGTTCTAACACATGaaataagttttcattttttatgtcttGTACGTCATAAGAACTTTCCTCTTATGAGGGAAGttggaaggaatatatatatatacacacatatacatatatacatacacacacacacacatatatatatatatatatataacagagggtacaggtgtgagttgaatgttATGggataatatcttttaaaaaataaaattaagggttgagaGAGGAaagcattgggagaaagggaaagggtaaGGTGGAATAGGGCAAATTTTCTCAcacaaaagaagcaaggaaaagagtatagagtggaggggaaaatgggtgAGGTaagggagagtgagtgaacctgactctcatcagaattggctgaaagagggaatgacatacacactcaattaggtatagAAAGTTATcttactctgcaggaaagtaggaggggaaggagttaAGGGGTAGGGGTTGATAGAAGAGAGAATCAATTGGGGGACTAAGTATTCAGAAGCAAAACTCTTTTGAGGATGGGCAGAATGAAAGaatatagagaatagaataaacagtgtggggagggaataggatggagagaaatatagtaactatgaaaaaaaatttgaagcaagtttttctgataaaggccttattgctcaaacatatagagaactgagtcaaatttgttaaaataagagacattccccaattgatagtgaTCAAAATATATggacaattttcagatgaaataataaagcaaTCTACAGCCTTGTGAAAAAatatgttctaactcactattaattGGAAAGATGTAAGTCACaaaaattctggggtactacctcataccaaGTGAATTGGATGatagaacagcagaggaaaatgatgaatattgCAGGTGATAtcggggaaatgagacattaataaactgttggtagacttggaaactgattcaaccattctgtagagcaatttggaactatgtcctaagggctataaaaccatgtataccctGTGCtagtaataccagtactaggtctatatcaaaaagagctagaaaacaaaaggaaaaggaccaatatataaaaaaaaatatttatagcagctcttttctggtgacaaagatttggaaattgagtgaatgtccatcagttgggaaatggctttaAAAAATTGCAGCATATGATTATgagggaataatattgtgctataagaaatgataggccttcagaaaaacctagaaagacttaacatgatctaatacaaagtgaaatatactgtgcACCAAGTAACAGCAagattataagatgatcagcagTGAAgcacttataatgaaaaatgctgtccatccccagagaaagaactggtggtgtggggcagctaggtggcacagtggatagagcactggccctggagtacctgagttcaaatccagcctcagacacttgacacttactagttgtgtgaccctgggcaagtcacttaaccccaattgcctcacttaaaaaaaaaaacaactggtggtgtgtgaatacagattgaagcctattttttaaactttattattcttgaggtttttttggtctgttttcttttacaacataactaatatgcaAAGGTTTTTCATGATTGCGCAAGTACAACTTATGctgaattgcttgtcttctcaaaggCAGGGAAGGGGGCTCatgggaagtgggaagggagagaatttggagcacaatattttaaaaatggatttttaaattattttgacatgtaattgggggaaaatcaaattctaaataaatataagaaccaataaaataaaataataaggcaaaaaataaaataaaataatagacaaGAGttgagtaggaactttgaaacACAGACACAAGTGTCCAGAGAAACTTGGAATTATACATTTATCTCATCAAATGGAAGGAGCCACACGATGATGTCATAATGGCATTTTAATAGGAGGATGGAAAGGAAGTGTCCATTCAGAATCTTAAGATTATCTCAAGGTATTAAGGGAATTACACAAGAAAAATTGAGGCCCCAGGGTGGATATGTTTCAAGGCTTTGGGCAGGGTAAACAGGTGCAGTAAGAGAAGAAATACCTCATTGTAGAGATGAAGACAGACAAACATGTGGAAATTTTTATTCATCACAATTAGATTATGTGAGAAGAAGGGTTGATGTACAGGTTGGAAGAGTGGGAGAGAATAGCTGCCTGATGAAAACTTCTGCTTCAGTGAAATGGACAAAGAAGGTTTGAACACatagtttggtgtagaaatacacTAAACACAAATTGGGACTGTGAGAGGGAGGTTACATTGGAGAGGGAGCAAAAGAAATATCCTAACAATGAGGAGATTAAATtcagaaaagatatgagaaaggGGTTACTATCTAGGGAGTACCTTAGAtggttcctttaaaaaatgtcgACAAGCCTTGTGTAAAAAATGGCTTTTTATTGATTTAGTTTTTATAAACTATGCTTAAATTTTCCTatattaaagaagagaaaaacttcCATTCAGGTCCTACCTGATATATGTGCCCCTGGAATCTTGGGGTCTATCCTACTGAACTGCAAGAAAGGTCCTAGCATGCTGAAAAGGTTGGAAGTGGGAAATCAGTGGGAGGGTATATGCCTACTTTTTACAAACACctggtttatttaaaaaatgtatttcattgatatgttttgttttcacaATTATAAAGTTACTTTCACTTTGTGAGAGGTCTCCTGacaaaataaaagttaagtaaatGCAATGAATATATTAAGCTGACCTTAATGTGCATGCAATATTTCATTTCTATAGCTAGCTGAAGGAGACCTGATAGTACCTGTTCTTATCCTTTACTACAAATAAGtaagtattaaaagaaaaaaaaacttgagaatGATTAAACATAGACAGGTTGATGAGTGGAAGAGGTAGAAGTCTTCCCCTCACATAGGCTTACATCCTTCCACCCGTGAAAAGAAGCTTTGACAGGCTAAGGTCACTTTGTCGCAGTGGACCTGGTCATGGTGCTGCTGCCCCAAGCAACCCCCCACCGGAGGTGTAGGCATCTAGACCCTTTCCCCTGGATAGTTCTACACTAGCAAAACTACTGACATCATCCTGGCATCTCAGATGGGATGAAGAAATCCAGTAGAGTTTTGCTTCATTtatgtttaatcattttttcccATGGCCTTCCACATTGTTCCCGTGGTGTTTTATGGTTGAGGTGGGTTGGCTTTGGTTGGTACTTTTACTAGTGAAATTTTATTTGTAGCCTGGAATGCAATTTTGACTACCTCAATCCTGGAGATGCTCCTTCCAAAAGAATAACCCAGGTGAGAATTCAGCCACATGCACAATTTAAGTAAGTTGCACAGTACAATACTAAATTTGATTTTCACTGATCTATCCATTCTGGTATATTCTGTATGAAGTCAGTGATAGGAGACAGATTACATGCCACAAAGCCATACAGTTTTGTGTTTCTCAGTCCACTTCTCCCTCCATCTGTCTCCTCAACCTATTCCCACAAACCACTGCATTGATTCAATCCCTTACCTCCACACTCTCTCTCAGGCACTCTGTTTCCATAGTGAATACACTACTAACTCAACTCAGTGAAGCCTATCCCTACACAGAAGAGGCAAGGCCAAACCACAAAGTTGTTCCAATTCAGCAGAAGGCTAGGAGGTAGGGGCAGAGGGTAGCAGAGGACCCAAAGGAAGCTACCCGGTAAAGACCCCAACAGAGGACAATGACAGAAGAGAATCAGCAAATGATACCACAATAGTCAACTTGAGCATCTTGTGGCAGAGCTTCCCTTACCTGAAACAAAGAAGGGTTCCAGATGGGATACAGCTCTCATAGGAGTCTGAGTTGCCCTAACTACATGTGTGTCCTACATGAATACCTTTGCCACCACCCCATGTACCATCTCCCACAGAGTCTCTATGGTACCTATGAAGCCAAGATCCAACTCCTTATATGAAGATCAACTATTCCTGATTGATAGCTGCATTTTGGTGCCTTTCTATTCCATCCATTTGTATTCCGTGAAGGCCATGGATTTTATTcctggattttctttttattttgttgtctaTGACCATCTGGGCATCTCTACTGCTACCATGTATCAAATAATTAACACACACTTATTAAACGCCTATTTCTGTACCTCTCATCTATTGCAGGAGTAGAGAGAGGACTTGGTTTTAGATGCTGATTCTGCTATTTCACAACTGCTTGACTTTGGGTTAGTCATCATATCTCTCTACATTTCATTCTCCTCATTGGCATAAGGAAAATGTAGGATATAAAGCCTTTTTCCGTTCTAAATAAGTGATGTGTAAGATCCTCATTATGTTATATTTGTTCCAATATAAAGGGACAGTGtctctctactccaatccatccttcactcagctggccaactgatcttcctaaagcaaaggtgTGACTATGTCACCTACTCAGTCAACAAACCCCAGTCATTCCTTCTTAATTCCAGGATGCAATAGGAAATCCTTTCTTTGGTTCTTAAcgctcttcataacctgaccaCTTTTTACTTTTTCACTTTGTTTATCGTTTATTTCCCTCATGTACTGTGTGATCCAGGAATGATTGTTTCTTATACACAACTTTCCATGTTCCAACTCTGAGCATTTTTCATGGCTGATCCCCTTTCCTGGACCTCTGTCCCTCCTCACCCTTACCTCCTGATTTCCTTTAACTATCTGCTGAAACATTACTTTCTACATGAGCCCTTTTCAGCTCTCTTTATCCTTAGTACCTTCTCTTTGAGACCTCCTTTACTTGGCCCCACAGGGCCAATGTACATAGTCATCTGAATGTAGTTGTTTTGAATGCTGTCTCcacctttagactgtgagctccctgagagcacattgcctattttttgttttgttttgttttttggtttcgTTCTTTGTTTTCTGCCTGTCTCTATATGTAGGTGCTTACCACAGtctctggcacataataggtctTTGCTCtagcaaaaataggaaaagagagaaaatcagaCCCTATAATTCCAAGGAAATGATTGAAGATGGCACAGAAGATTGAAGAACTCTTAACATGCTACTTCTTTTTATCCTTTAAGTACTATGCACTTCATAGGGgctcaaaaatatttcttttgtgggTGATTCCCTTCCAGTCTGAAGCAAGGTGCAGTGTAGGGACTCAGGACTATGCTGCTAATTCCAAATCAGGGATGTGCATGCACAGAATAATCTGGAATGAGCCAAGCACCAAATAGCTTGGGAGCATAGAACTGTCCCTATATCTAACACCTGGTATGCTGAAAGTTGACTGACACAAAATGCCATAAAGTGGAGCAGGAGTCAATATTTGATTACTACTGTATTTATTGGTGTTGTAAAGACAGTAATGGAGAAGATCAAGAGATTTGTAATGTCCCAATATTCGGATCCATTCAAGGACATCAAGGGTGCTTCTCTAACCTCCATCTTCCATTTCATGCActgaaacaagaaaaacaaagaggcaTAGAGAAGATGAACTGTGACTGATCTGTTGCCTCGGCTAATGGCAATGGCAATGGCAATGAGAAAGTCatacattaatatattttaaagaagaaaacaaaataaaatttggaaagatTCTGGGCAGGGATAGCAATGAGTAgcataaaggagagagagaaaaggataggaGAAAGTTTGAGCTCTCTCTatatttctctctgtccctttctgtctgtttctatctctctgtctatctttctctcaatgtctgtctctttccttccttctccttatgtctctgtctccttcaatGTTTCTTTGTCTAGTAGGGAGAAAGgttcagaaagaagaaatggtgagcaaataggtggaagaaaagaagagtGGAAAGTGTCAGACTAATGGAAAAGGGAAACATGGTATAAAGAAATTTGGGGGCTTATGTAATGTGAGTTGACAGCCAGTACATATTGAAAAATGGACTTTGGTTCACTGAGAATAAAAGTGAACTACCTTTGTGGTAGAGGATATGAAAGACCTCCTTACTGGCCACCTTGCTGGCCACCTGGCTGACCACCTTGCTGGCCTCCTGGTTGACCTCCTTGCTGGCCTCCTGGACGACCTCCTTGCTGGCCTCCTGGATGACCTCCTTGCTGGCCTCCTGGTTGACCTCCTTGCTGGCCTCCTGGTTGACCTCCTTGAGGGCCTCCTGGACGACTTCCTTGCTGGCCTCCTGGTTGACCTCCTTGAGGGCCTCCTGGACGACCTCCTTGCTGGCCTCCTGGTTGACCTCCTTGCTGGCCTCCTGGTTGACCTCCTTGCTGGCCTCCTGGTTGACCTCCTTGAGGGCCTCCTGGTTGACCTCCTTGCTGGCCTCCTGGTTGACCTCCTTGCTGGCCTCCTGGTTGACCTCCTTGCTGGCCTCCTGGTTGTCCACCTTGAGGGCCACCTGGACGACCTCCTTGCTGGCCTCCTGGCTGACCTCCTTGAGGGCCTCCTGGCTTACCTCCTTGCTGGCCTCCTGGCTGACCTCCCTGAGGGCCTCCTGGCTTACCTCCTTGCTGGCTTCCTGGCTGACCTCCTTGAGGGCCTCCTGGCTGACCTCCTTGCTGGCCACCTGGCTGACCTCCCTGAGGGCCACCTGGACGACCTCCTTGCTGACCACCTGGATGACCTCCTTGCTGACCACCTCCTGGTTTTTGACCTTGTTTCTCACCTTGCTCCTGGGAGTCATTTGGTGCTTGGGGGGCTAATGAATCTTCTGAACTTTGGGCATCTTCTGACAGGAGAAAGCACAGGTATAGAAACGTGAGATAAAGGAAGAGCCCTGATAGGCAGTGCATGCAGACAGCATGGTTTGTGTCCATAGGCTAACTTTTGAAAGGATGGAGCCCTTAATACCTTCCCAATAGCATTGAATGAGGGTGATCCTGGTTTACCTGGTAGATGTCTGATAAGGATCTAAGTAAGACATCTGGGCTTTTTCAGTTTGAAATTAAGCCTTACATGATGGATGAGTATGTAAGTGATTGGGACAAAACAGGCCTAGACTCACTTAAGGACAGGAGCAGAAGACATTGGCAGCTTGCTGTGCCAAAAACATGAGTTTTCTGCTCCATGTGTATCTTGGTCCCATGGGTTTCTCACATATGCATTCCCTCATTTGTGGATGCCCACATATTCTCTAAGTATGCATGACTCCTACatatttctcatatattttcCATTGTTCTATTTAGATTATGTGTAAGAAACTATATTGTTGAGCCTCATGTTactattaaagtattttatttatatcatatgCTTTTGCCTTTATTATGAACTGTGTCCATCATTCAATATTTTTCAAGTGCCTAAAATGTGCCACTTCCTATAACTGACTGGTCCAAAGGAAAATACCTCAATGGGGCCTTTTGGCCAATAGTTTAAACAAGATTTGGTCCCATTAAATTTTTAGAACTTGGGGTAATTAAATGGTGCTCTAGAGTGAGAGGAGTCTTATGGGTCATGGAAGGGGTGGATGAAatgggaggagagaatgagaaaatcAGGAGCAAagaatggatttaaaaattgatagCCTGTGTCCTAAAGATTCATTATAGTCATGAATTGAACCTTTTACATTCTAGCTATTAAACAGGGTGCAAATGAACAAAGTAAGGTTCCAAGAATTATTTGGGGACAGGAGAAGTGTTGgctctttttggtttgtttttgttgttgttgttgttgttgttgttgttgttgtcgtttgtttgtctgtttgtttgtttgtttttgaattgTGGCACAGAATTTCTAATGAATTGCTTTATCCCTTGACATGGAATGCATTCAAAATAGCTGCAGCTCTGAGTGACAGAATCCTTAAAGGTTTGGAGGGGCTCAAGCACAACTCGATCTCCCAACCCCAATTTATGCTATGAAAATGCTTGTAAGGTCCTGCTTTAAGGTCCTATGTTGGGATGCATAACGAGACCATTtcaatggaaaaattaaaataaaatccagaTGCACGTCAGCATGTTTCCTACCCAGCAGTCTTACCTGCACTCTGAGCAGagttttcttcctggttctctatggagaaaacacaaaataacaaTGAATGAAGAACTTTTAAACTTCTTcaggttttgctttctttttcctcacaATGAGGGAATATGAACTTAAATATGGATAAGACATTCTTGGGTTGTACAGCTCACATATCAAAGGGAAGAAAATCATCTCTTTTCCACACAGTGTTAGGATTTCCAGAGAGCTAAACATCCTCATGTAAAGAAGACATTTTGCCTATCAGAATATTTGTTTTTCACATAAGATTTAGGATCATGGAACTTACAACTGGAGgataccttagagatcacctaatagAAATCTTTCATTTTCTAATGAGAAGACCAAAGGAATTCAAGGAAGATTGTCGAGTCAAGAAACTTTCTTAAATCCTCAGCCATGTTCCTGGCACTATGAGTTATGCAAGGTCTCATTGGCAAAGGCAAAATTTTAATGCAGGTCTTTGGATTCCAAATACTTTTCTATTACCCCAGCATGACTTTCCCTAGAATACCAGACTTAGAATAAAGGGATTGGGGTTCATGTCATAGCTTTCAAAATACAGGCCAGCTATGCCAGTgggagagtcatttaacctctctgaccccaagtttcttcatctgtaaaagggtgaGGTTAAATCTCACTTAGAGGGAAaatggcatagcagatagaaaaCCAGCCTTAAAGTCAAAatgtcctgagttcagattccacCTTGGGCACCTATTGGCCACAGGAACATGGGCAACTAATTGCTTACTTCCTCGGGACTCCAAGAAAACAGTTGTTGAGCACATACCAATAGATCTGCCTTGCAAGAAGGAGTTTGAGATTGGTTCCCTACTGAAATACAGTTCCATCCCTTTATTACAGCCATATATGAATCGGTTAACAAAGGACAGTAACAGAAGTACTGGGATCCCATATGTTGGACATTATCATGTTCCCCTGCTTAGACTAACTCTGTATAATGCAAACAcatctgataaaaaaaataataaaattccattccagaacttcaaattttcttctacagGATGCCCAATATTGGAGTGTTTACAAATTCTTGAACAGTTTTGAGCATGAGGACCcctttttaatgaacaaaaaatcACTAATCATTGTTGTATCATCTCTGGTTTGAATTTTAGCTCCATGGAGGCAGAAACTGCTTGACTGATTTTATTCTACCCATTTTGTTTGAATGCCcagcaataaatgcttgttgattgattattggtATTCTAAAGAAAAAGTCATTATGAAAACATCTTGACCAAGAGCAAAGGGCCTAATGGCTGGAGAAGAATTCACAACTCTTTGGTGGATGGTTTTGTCTCTGCCTGAGCAGTAGCATTGCAGAAAGATCATCTgtaccatttttgttttcttatgaaTATTGGGTCCCAGATAATTCAGTTCTATTCTGGTCAATTCATTAAGAATCTATCCAGTTCTTTTTATGTGTCAGTCACTTTTTAGGTACTGCGTGTacaaaggaggaagaaacagTTCCTGATGCTGAGGAATTTGAATTCTATTTGGGAAAACAGCCTGCATATAGAAAATGCAAAACGTGTTAAAATGAAATGATACTTTCTTAGGTGAAGGGAACTTCTGAAGAGGGGGTACAGCAAGAAATCAAGATAGCTTCCCCATAAGGAGCTGACAGAAACAGAATTGTAACAGGAGCTATGAATTATAAAAAGTAGCAAATGGGTTGTATATGGGGGAAGCAACAAGTtaaccaaaaggaaaaaggaatgctGGGcatgaggaagagcaaggagcaTAGACACCTAGGAAAAAGAATAATTAGAGTTTAAAGAATAGGTTGGGTTTGGCTTCCAACCCAGGGCTGAGAAGAGATTTGAGGATTCATCAGAACATGGAAAATAAGAATTACTACCTCCTATTTCTCTAACTGTGAGAAGACAAAATTGAATTATACTGAGCATGGCTAACGTCAAACAATTTTACTTGAATTACATACCCTGATACCCTTCCACCCAACAACCTCCTAACATGATCAGAGTGTCTCTGTGTCCCCACTTACCCTCATTTGCAAATTGAGCTGAGCTCAGGCCCAACAGGGCCACTGAGAAAAGGAGCAGTAGCAGCTTGGTAGCAGCCATGGTAGCGATGATACCTGTGCTGCCTGGACCCAGGGCTACTGCTCTTATAAAGACCTCAGAGAACAATGTCCCCTTTGAAACTTCACACACAATCCCTTGTATAAAGGCATCGTCTATGTCCAGATCACACCCATCCCTAAGTTTTGGTTGAACTGAGTTTGAGGGCTGGCAAAACTCCTGCCCAAAAAGTCACAACCAGATATAACTTAGCCCAAGCCTCTGAAGTCACCTAGCCAGGAAACCACAAAGATAATGTTGTGATTATAATGATGGGCTGTCTTCCATCCTGTGGTTTCTCTCCCATACAGAAATCTAGACTCCTTGACGGTATTGTGATATCCTGTGTTGCACAAGTTATTCAAATGTCATTGACTCAGGTCCTTTCACCAGCTTTCTTCCACTGCCAGGAATGAGCCAGAGAGGTCAATGTACAAAAGaaggataaaataatagaaatgaaatcaCTAGATACCATAATTGTGCAGGCAAGCCCTTACCCCATCCCCTCTTGCTAGAAGTTGCATAACCATTAGCAGCCATATTCTTGGGTCACCTGAAGATACCAGCTTTTATGGGACCAAGGTACC
This window contains:
- the LOC122747270 gene encoding circumsporozoite protein-like, translating into MAATKLLLLLFSVALLGLSSAQFANEEDAQSSEDSLAPQAPNDSQEQGEKQGQKPGGGQQGGHPGGQQGGRPGGPQGGQPGGPQGGQPGGQQGGKPGGPQGGQPGGQQGGRPGGPQGGQPGGQQGGQPGGQQGGQPGGQQGGQPGGPQGGQPGGQQGGQPGGQQGGQPGGQQGGRPGGPQGGQPGGQQGSRPGGPQGGQPGGQQGGQPGGQQGGHPGGQQGGRPGGQQGGQPGGQQGGQPGGQQGGQ